In Notolabrus celidotus isolate fNotCel1 chromosome 8, fNotCel1.pri, whole genome shotgun sequence, a genomic segment contains:
- the mtus1a gene encoding microtubule-associated tumor suppressor 1 homolog A isoform X2 yields the protein MSNKTFNMSTEQVECTAPLPHRDLLLSPSPESHYSISSLSPSPNSNSCISNLSDREGDSSPDINMLESLSDSSHMDNLYDATIPQAIAFCDEDVNLNQTFIATPLNGNVNFWNENLSLISYHENGSENNQTFSKSSVDGSDSAVMSPDSAGRESQLASCETSRRGSTENDCSSLSSGEMVMRSNSFCLDDQSHLVVSSLDESSIAQVAGCSTLPAESYLLSNTLPDVCENFKERVLKEEIGHPCLGKTFIQAESPTTEENNNSTSNLLIALPDENEGVFFMTFVCEQSPDSEEEAQSPGAEAEMVTLLAQFAPGQGKAVVSTLSATQDIDKYIQTSTPIQTIGSTKPNLPSLSESPCTEQAVTPGLPPGKQKQVSGTILQPLVAGLHLASKIKKREIKKFPKSDFSKIKSKVVTRNMHQMSGAGNASQHQLSQVNINKPAESHRGAATRASPAKERSRAAGVSTTAKLSNDATRQVNSGASNLGATGMRSTGHCAVDGQDKSVVSQPCQLASVNTHAVAVECSNACSKTEHAAASQLADTASEHAGNETFCFSSLEKSPDESGKPTPNKGASKKIEVRSGSALGQDNPPVLKSRPRCLSESLSSASLLTRAQRTTPRFSTSLTIPKADKQLGKTKPGTLKCSSQNKQAVQSESTNRDAENAKRGVKRISLVVESSKSTGAPLNDSKSRFREGPSPRQVRRAPLFQPPAANPRQATLSVRQRQGTVGRDECKTSKGAETVLQKQKSNTGGQRIQTTGGSFLGTASSASNKPQLYRCQTPQTPTRSSLMGPPQTPASRLPRKTLGPSRSLGEAGVKAELSEGAGSTQVPGGAAHKQTPFRTAVLKAKLITSPKTIAQTALGSVCKPSAPTIKGSQSSLVSPLKRTASARLRLTKGPVDKSKPKTCSHPQQQPQQQASQPKQSNGPPDVVPASVSEGGTKKQSTDKLQGLLAASDRRFEAVAIVLQKTLSEREEATKHCRELSQELVDLRGELVCSVHSSERLEKEKDELRVALEDALHKLQEQHQRDLAELEQRLQTFYQDEWDKVHLTYQEEADKCKNVMQKQMEELKANQEAIQLELENSHAQQLQCVQQHHETSLEEFRKIHNQELQSLDRSLKDAEAALTKDSHTLYLEQELESLKVVLDIRNKQLHQQEKKLMEVDKLKEKNVKLDEGLQKVQQENEDLKARMDRHAALSRQLSSEQAVLQESLHKESKVNKRLSMENEELLWKLHNGDLSSPRKASPNAASPSHSFSLSSPRSSGVFSSPPLSPR from the exons AGAGAACAACCAGACTTTCAGTAAGAGCTCAGTGGATGGAAGTGATAGTGCAGTGATGTCTCCAGACTCTGCTGGGAGGGAAAGCCAGCTGGCGTCATGTGAGACCTCTCGTAGAGGATCCACTGAGAATGACTGCAGCTCCCTCAGCTCAGGGGAAATGGTGATGAGAAGTAACAGTTTTTGTCTGGACGACCAGTCACACTTGGTGGTCTCTTCCCTGGATGAGTCGTCAATCGCTCAAGTTGCTGGCTGTTCAACACTACCTGCTGAATCGTATCTGCTGTCAAACACTCTTCCAGATGTCTGTGAAAATTTCAAAGAAAGGGTTCTGAAGGAGGAAATAGGCCATCCATGTCTTGGCAAGACTTTCATTCAGGCAGAGTCCCCTACTACTGAAGAGAATAATAACTCAACATCCAACTTGCTTATAGCTCTGCCAGATGAGAATGAAGGAGTGTTTTTTATGACTTTTGTTTGTGAACAGTCTCCAGATAGTGAAGAGGAGGCCCAGTCTCCTGGTGCTGAAGCAGAGATGGTTACTTTACTGGCACAATTTGCACCTGGACAAGGCAAGGCTGTTGTTTCCACTCTGTCAGCTACACAAGACATTGATAAATATATCCAGACTTCCACTCCAATACAAACCATTGGAAGCACAAAACCTAACCTCCCCTCGTTGTCAGAGTCTCCCTGCACTGAACAAGCAGTCACCCCAGGTCTCCCGCCCGGGAAACAGAAGCAAGTATCAGGAACTATTCTACAACCTTTGGTTGCAGGACTGCATTTAGCCAGTAAAATTAAGAAAAGGGAAATAAAGAAGTTTCCTAAGTCAGACTTTAGCAAAATTAAATCTAAAGTTGTGACAAGAAATATGCATCAAATGTCAGGAGCAGGCAACGCTTCACAGCACCAACTGTCTCAAGTAAACATTAACAAACCTGCTGAGTCACATAGAGGAGCTGCCACCAGAGCAAGTCCTGCCAAGGAAAGGAGTAGAGCTGCAGGGGTCTCTACCACTGCCAAATTATCCAATGACGCAACAAGACAAGTGAATTCAGGGGCATCTAATTTGGGAGCAACAGGGATGCGCTCAACCGGGCATTGTGCAGTGGATGGACAGGATAAGAGTGTAGTATCACAACCTTGCCAACTTGCATCTGTAAATACACATGCTGTGGCAGTCGAATGCAGTAATGCCTGCTCCAAAACAGAACATGCAGCTGCAAGCCAGTTGGCAGACACAGCATCAGAGCATGCTGGCAACGAGACCTTCTGCTTCTCATCCTTGGAAAAATCCCCAGATGAAAGTGGCAAACCAACTCCAAATAAAGGCGCCTCAAAGAAAATTGAGGTCAGGTCAGGCTCAGCATTGGGTCAGGACAATCCCCCTGTCCTCAAGTCCAGACCACGTTGCTTATCTGAGAGTTTATCATCAGCTTCTTTGCTGACTAGGGCACAAAGAACAACTCCTAGATTCTCCACAAGCTTAACCATCCCCAAAGCTGACAAACAGCTAGGCAAAACTAAACCAGGGACCCTGAAATGCTCTTCACAGAATAAACAAGCAGTGCAGTCTGAGTCCACAAACAGAGACGCTGAAAACGCCAAAAGAGGGGTCAAGAGGATCAGTCTGGTG GTGGAGTCGAGCAAATCCACAGGAGCTCCACTGAATGACAGTAAAAGCAGATTTCGAGAAGGGCCATCTCCCAGACAAGTCAGACGGGCACCGCTTTTTCAGCCTCCAGCTGCAAATCCAAGACAAGCCACGCTGTCAGTCAGGCAGAGGCAGGGAACTGTGGGCAGGGATGAGTGCAAGACCTCCAAAGGTGCAGAGACGGTACTACAAAAGCAGAAGAGCAATACAG GCGGTCAGAGAATACAGACCACAGGAGGGTCATTCCTTGGAACTGCCTCATCAGCGAGTAATAAGCCCCAACTGTATCGATGCCAAACTCCTCAGACTCCCACTCGTTCTTCTCTTATGGGTCCGCCACAAACTCCTGCTTCCAGACTACCACGTAAAACCCTGGGGCCATCTAGAAGCCTCGGTGAGGCCGGTGTTAAAGCTGAGCTGAGTGAAGGTGCTGGGAGTACACAAG TTCCTGGTGGAGctgcacataaacaaacaccatTCAGAACCGCTGTGCTCAAAGCAAAACTCATCACAAGCCCTAAGACAATCGCACAAACAG CTTTGGGCTCAGTGTGCAAACCTTCTGCTCCCACAATCAAAGGATCTCAAAGTTCCTTAGTTAGTCCACTTAAAAGAACTGCTTCTGCAAGACTTCGTCTAACAAAAGGACCTG TGGACAAGAGCAAACCAAAGACCTGCTCCCACCCACAACAACAACCTCAGCAGCAAGCATCCCAACCCAAGCAGAGTAATGGTCCTCCAGATGTTGTACCGGCGAGTGTGTCTGAGGGTGGGACCAAGAAGCAGAGCACTGACAAGCTCCAAGGACTCCTGGCAGCTAGCGACCGCAGATTTGAGGCAGTCGCCATCGTCCTGCAGAAGACTTTGTCCGAG CGTGAAGAAGCCACAAAGCACTGCAGGGAGCTTTCCCAGGAGCTGGTCGACCTCAGAGGAGAGCTGG TTTGCTCCGTTCATTCATCTGAACggctggagaaggagaaggatgaGTTGCGCGTTGCTCTGGAGGATGCGCTGCACAAACTGCAGGAGCAGCACCAGAGGGATTTGGCGGAGCTGGAGCAGAGACTCCAGACCTTCTACCAGGATGAGTGGGACAAGGTCCACCTCACCTACCAGGAGGAGGCTGACAAGTGCAAGAATGTCATGCAGAAGCAG ATGGAAGAGCTTAAAGCCAATCAGGAAGCCATTCAGCTGGAACTAGAGAACAGCCATGcacagcagctgcagtgtgTTCAACAGCACCATGAAACGTCACTGGAAG AATTCAGAAAGATCCACAACCAGGAGCTGCAGTCTCTGGACAGAAGTTTGAAAGACGCAGAAGCTGCTTTAACT AAAGACTCTCACACCCTGTACCTGGAGCAGGAGCTAGAAAGCCTCAAAGTGGTGCTGGACATCAGAAACAAGCAGCTCCACCAGCAGGAGAAGAAGCTAATGGAGGTCGACAAACTG aaagagaaaaatgtgaAGTTGGATGAGGGCCTGCAGAAGGTCCAGCAGGAGAATGAGGACCTGAAAGCCCGCATGGATCGACACGCTGCACTGTCGAG ACAGCTGTCGTCAGAGCAGGCAGTGCTGCAGGAATCCCTTCACAAGGAGTCCAAGGTGAACAAGCGTTTGTCGATGGAGAATGAGGAGCTGCTGTGGAAACTTCATAACGGAGACCTGAGCAGCCCTCGCAAGGCGTCCCCCAACGCCGCCTCGCCCTCGCACTCCTTCAGCCTCTCATCCCCACGCAGCTCCGGCGTGTTCTCCAGCCCGCCTCTCTCTCCCAGATAA
- the mtus1a gene encoding microtubule-associated tumor suppressor 1 homolog A isoform X1 has protein sequence MSNKTFNMSTEQVECTAPLPHRDLLLSPSPESHYSISSLSPSPNSNSCISNLSDREGDSSPDINMLESLSDSSHMDNLYDATIPQAIAFCDEDVNLNQTFIATPLNGNVNFWNENLSLISYHENGSENNQTFSKSSVDGSDSAVMSPDSAGRESQLASCETSRRGSTENDCSSLSSGEMVMRSNSFCLDDQSHLVVSSLDESSIAQVAGCSTLPAESYLLSNTLPDVCENFKERVLKEEIGHPCLGKTFIQAESPTTEENNNSTSNLLIALPDENEGVFFMTFVCEQSPDSEEEAQSPGAEAEMVTLLAQFAPGQGKAVVSTLSATQDIDKYIQTSTPIQTIGSTKPNLPSLSESPCTEQAVTPGLPPGKQKQVSGTILQPLVAGLHLASKIKKREIKKFPKSDFSKIKSKVVTRNMHQMSGAGNASQHQLSQVNINKPAESHRGAATRASPAKERSRAAGVSTTAKLSNDATRQVNSGASNLGATGMRSTGHCAVDGQDKSVVSQPCQLASVNTHAVAVECSNACSKTEHAAASQLADTASEHAGNETFCFSSLEKSPDESGKPTPNKGASKKIEVRSGSALGQDNPPVLKSRPRCLSESLSSASLLTRAQRTTPRFSTSLTIPKADKQLGKTKPGTLKCSSQNKQAVQSESTNRDAENAKRGVKRISLVVESSKSTGAPLNDSKSRFREGPSPRQVRRAPLFQPPAANPRQATLSVRQRQGTVGRDECKTSKGAETVLQKQKSNTGGQRIQTTGGSFLGTASSASNKPQLYRCQTPQTPTRSSLMGPPQTPASRLPRKTLGPSRSLGEAGVKAELSEGAGSTQVPGGAAHKQTPFRTAVLKAKLITSPKTIAQTALGSVCKPSAPTIKGSQSSLVSPLKRTASARLRLTKGPVDKSKPKTCSHPQQQPQQQASQPKQSNGPPDVVPASVSEGGTKKQSTDKLQGLLAASDRRFEAVAIVLQKTLSEREEATKHCRELSQELVDLRGELVCSVHSSERLEKEKDELRVALEDALHKLQEQHQRDLAELEQRLQTFYQDEWDKVHLTYQEEADKCKNVMQKQMEELKANQEAIQLELENSHAQQLQCVQQHHETSLEEFRKIHNQELQSLDRSLKDAEAALTGKIEVLTVENNALIEKLTAEENRRKELAEKCQKDSHTLYLEQELESLKVVLDIRNKQLHQQEKKLMEVDKLKEKNVKLDEGLQKVQQENEDLKARMDRHAALSRQLSSEQAVLQESLHKESKVNKRLSMENEELLWKLHNGDLSSPRKASPNAASPSHSFSLSSPRSSGVFSSPPLSPR, from the exons AGAGAACAACCAGACTTTCAGTAAGAGCTCAGTGGATGGAAGTGATAGTGCAGTGATGTCTCCAGACTCTGCTGGGAGGGAAAGCCAGCTGGCGTCATGTGAGACCTCTCGTAGAGGATCCACTGAGAATGACTGCAGCTCCCTCAGCTCAGGGGAAATGGTGATGAGAAGTAACAGTTTTTGTCTGGACGACCAGTCACACTTGGTGGTCTCTTCCCTGGATGAGTCGTCAATCGCTCAAGTTGCTGGCTGTTCAACACTACCTGCTGAATCGTATCTGCTGTCAAACACTCTTCCAGATGTCTGTGAAAATTTCAAAGAAAGGGTTCTGAAGGAGGAAATAGGCCATCCATGTCTTGGCAAGACTTTCATTCAGGCAGAGTCCCCTACTACTGAAGAGAATAATAACTCAACATCCAACTTGCTTATAGCTCTGCCAGATGAGAATGAAGGAGTGTTTTTTATGACTTTTGTTTGTGAACAGTCTCCAGATAGTGAAGAGGAGGCCCAGTCTCCTGGTGCTGAAGCAGAGATGGTTACTTTACTGGCACAATTTGCACCTGGACAAGGCAAGGCTGTTGTTTCCACTCTGTCAGCTACACAAGACATTGATAAATATATCCAGACTTCCACTCCAATACAAACCATTGGAAGCACAAAACCTAACCTCCCCTCGTTGTCAGAGTCTCCCTGCACTGAACAAGCAGTCACCCCAGGTCTCCCGCCCGGGAAACAGAAGCAAGTATCAGGAACTATTCTACAACCTTTGGTTGCAGGACTGCATTTAGCCAGTAAAATTAAGAAAAGGGAAATAAAGAAGTTTCCTAAGTCAGACTTTAGCAAAATTAAATCTAAAGTTGTGACAAGAAATATGCATCAAATGTCAGGAGCAGGCAACGCTTCACAGCACCAACTGTCTCAAGTAAACATTAACAAACCTGCTGAGTCACATAGAGGAGCTGCCACCAGAGCAAGTCCTGCCAAGGAAAGGAGTAGAGCTGCAGGGGTCTCTACCACTGCCAAATTATCCAATGACGCAACAAGACAAGTGAATTCAGGGGCATCTAATTTGGGAGCAACAGGGATGCGCTCAACCGGGCATTGTGCAGTGGATGGACAGGATAAGAGTGTAGTATCACAACCTTGCCAACTTGCATCTGTAAATACACATGCTGTGGCAGTCGAATGCAGTAATGCCTGCTCCAAAACAGAACATGCAGCTGCAAGCCAGTTGGCAGACACAGCATCAGAGCATGCTGGCAACGAGACCTTCTGCTTCTCATCCTTGGAAAAATCCCCAGATGAAAGTGGCAAACCAACTCCAAATAAAGGCGCCTCAAAGAAAATTGAGGTCAGGTCAGGCTCAGCATTGGGTCAGGACAATCCCCCTGTCCTCAAGTCCAGACCACGTTGCTTATCTGAGAGTTTATCATCAGCTTCTTTGCTGACTAGGGCACAAAGAACAACTCCTAGATTCTCCACAAGCTTAACCATCCCCAAAGCTGACAAACAGCTAGGCAAAACTAAACCAGGGACCCTGAAATGCTCTTCACAGAATAAACAAGCAGTGCAGTCTGAGTCCACAAACAGAGACGCTGAAAACGCCAAAAGAGGGGTCAAGAGGATCAGTCTGGTG GTGGAGTCGAGCAAATCCACAGGAGCTCCACTGAATGACAGTAAAAGCAGATTTCGAGAAGGGCCATCTCCCAGACAAGTCAGACGGGCACCGCTTTTTCAGCCTCCAGCTGCAAATCCAAGACAAGCCACGCTGTCAGTCAGGCAGAGGCAGGGAACTGTGGGCAGGGATGAGTGCAAGACCTCCAAAGGTGCAGAGACGGTACTACAAAAGCAGAAGAGCAATACAG GCGGTCAGAGAATACAGACCACAGGAGGGTCATTCCTTGGAACTGCCTCATCAGCGAGTAATAAGCCCCAACTGTATCGATGCCAAACTCCTCAGACTCCCACTCGTTCTTCTCTTATGGGTCCGCCACAAACTCCTGCTTCCAGACTACCACGTAAAACCCTGGGGCCATCTAGAAGCCTCGGTGAGGCCGGTGTTAAAGCTGAGCTGAGTGAAGGTGCTGGGAGTACACAAG TTCCTGGTGGAGctgcacataaacaaacaccatTCAGAACCGCTGTGCTCAAAGCAAAACTCATCACAAGCCCTAAGACAATCGCACAAACAG CTTTGGGCTCAGTGTGCAAACCTTCTGCTCCCACAATCAAAGGATCTCAAAGTTCCTTAGTTAGTCCACTTAAAAGAACTGCTTCTGCAAGACTTCGTCTAACAAAAGGACCTG TGGACAAGAGCAAACCAAAGACCTGCTCCCACCCACAACAACAACCTCAGCAGCAAGCATCCCAACCCAAGCAGAGTAATGGTCCTCCAGATGTTGTACCGGCGAGTGTGTCTGAGGGTGGGACCAAGAAGCAGAGCACTGACAAGCTCCAAGGACTCCTGGCAGCTAGCGACCGCAGATTTGAGGCAGTCGCCATCGTCCTGCAGAAGACTTTGTCCGAG CGTGAAGAAGCCACAAAGCACTGCAGGGAGCTTTCCCAGGAGCTGGTCGACCTCAGAGGAGAGCTGG TTTGCTCCGTTCATTCATCTGAACggctggagaaggagaaggatgaGTTGCGCGTTGCTCTGGAGGATGCGCTGCACAAACTGCAGGAGCAGCACCAGAGGGATTTGGCGGAGCTGGAGCAGAGACTCCAGACCTTCTACCAGGATGAGTGGGACAAGGTCCACCTCACCTACCAGGAGGAGGCTGACAAGTGCAAGAATGTCATGCAGAAGCAG ATGGAAGAGCTTAAAGCCAATCAGGAAGCCATTCAGCTGGAACTAGAGAACAGCCATGcacagcagctgcagtgtgTTCAACAGCACCATGAAACGTCACTGGAAG AATTCAGAAAGATCCACAACCAGGAGCTGCAGTCTCTGGACAGAAGTTTGAAAGACGCAGAAGCTGCTTTAACT GGAAAGATAGAGGTGCTGACTGTGGAGAACAATGCTCTCATTGAGAAGCTAACTGCAGAGGAGAATAGGAGGAAAGAGCTTGCCGAAAAGTGTCAG AAAGACTCTCACACCCTGTACCTGGAGCAGGAGCTAGAAAGCCTCAAAGTGGTGCTGGACATCAGAAACAAGCAGCTCCACCAGCAGGAGAAGAAGCTAATGGAGGTCGACAAACTG aaagagaaaaatgtgaAGTTGGATGAGGGCCTGCAGAAGGTCCAGCAGGAGAATGAGGACCTGAAAGCCCGCATGGATCGACACGCTGCACTGTCGAG ACAGCTGTCGTCAGAGCAGGCAGTGCTGCAGGAATCCCTTCACAAGGAGTCCAAGGTGAACAAGCGTTTGTCGATGGAGAATGAGGAGCTGCTGTGGAAACTTCATAACGGAGACCTGAGCAGCCCTCGCAAGGCGTCCCCCAACGCCGCCTCGCCCTCGCACTCCTTCAGCCTCTCATCCCCACGCAGCTCCGGCGTGTTCTCCAGCCCGCCTCTCTCTCCCAGATAA
- the pdgfrl gene encoding platelet-derived growth factor receptor-like protein: protein MKLWVWLCLALLWVVLQNGDCQQVKRRKDVGENRIRPGGKRVKVRHPKLKDVGVKGQSLLTQVLDKGRFLRLGQTTTLTPGRTMELRCKGNSIGWSYPTYLDTFNDSRLSIKQSDKYSQLILTSPSAADTGPYSCWVVVCDGTECEKDNDRAHVSYIYFTDKDNLFVPSAIHFEIVYLRPNRPAVVPCRVTDPQATVSLHREVPPEEIPTNGTLVTYDPTKGFILQNPSLEHQGVFYCKAVTKGTPQISTKYQLLYVEVPSGPPFVSLEASPEAVSGGDNVNVTCTVLGEPEVDVSFTWSYPGQGHRPVHINNSWRLVNRGLSHTTRVSQSVMTVDDMETIDFGNYVCKANNPNGETVVSINIISK, encoded by the exons ATGAAGCTCTGGGTTTGGCTTTGCCTGGCATTGCTCTGGGTGGTGCTCCAAAATG GCGACTGCCAACAAGTCAAGCGGAGGAAAGATGTTGGAGAAAACCGCATCCGGCCAGGGGGGAAACGGGTGAAAGTACGACACCCCAAACTTAAAGATGTTGGAGTGAAAGGTCAGTCACTTCTGACCCAGGTTTTAGACAAGGGTCGCTTCTTGCGCCTGGGCCAGACCACGACTCTGACTCCTGGGAGGACTATGGAGCTTCGCTGCAAAGGAAACTCTATTGGATGGTCATACCCAACCTACCTTGACACCTTCAACGACTCCCGCCTCAG CATCAAGCAGAGTGACAAATACAGTCAGCTGATCCTGACGTCGCCCTCTGCTGCTGACACAGGGCCTTACAGCTGCTGGGTGGTAGTGTGTGATGGCACAGAGTGTGAGAAAGACAATGATCGCGCACATGTCTCATACATCTACTTCACAG ACAAAGACAACCTCTTCGTCCCCTCTGCCATCCACTTTGAGATTGTGTACCTGCGTCCGAACAGGCCTGCTGTGGTGCCCTGTCGTGTGACTGACCCGCAGGCCACTGTGTCCCTGCACAGAGAGGTCCCTCCAGAAGAGATCCCAACCAATGGGACCCTGGTGACCTATGACCCAACCAAAGGGTTCATCCTGCAGAACCCAAGCCTGGAGCACCAGGGGGTCTTCTACTGCAAGGCTGTGACCAAAGGCACCCCTCAGATCTCCACTAAGTACCAGCTGCTCTATGTGGAAG TTCCCAGTGGGCCTCCATTTGTGAGCCTTGAAGCGTCTCCAGAGGCTGTGAGCGGAGGAGACAATGTCAATGTAACATGCACTGTGCTGGGGGAGCCAGAGGTGGATGTGAGCTTCACCTGGTCTTATCCTGGTCAG GGCCATCGTCCAGTTCACATCAACAATTCCTGGAGGCTGGTTAACAGAGGTCTGAGCCACACCACGCGGGTCTCCCAGAGTGTCATGACTGTAGACGACATGGAGACCATAGACTTTGGAAACTACGTCTGTAAAGCCAATAACCCGAATGGTGAGACGGTTGTGTCGATCAACATCATCTCCAAATAG
- the mtus1a gene encoding microtubule-associated tumor suppressor 1 homolog A isoform X3: protein MAQGSTASNCDLTLLTCLLIGSYRFCIIPLTAVFNGKHRKLWRIPGGAAHKQTPFRTAVLKAKLITSPKTIAQTALGSVCKPSAPTIKGSQSSLVSPLKRTASARLRLTKGPVDKSKPKTCSHPQQQPQQQASQPKQSNGPPDVVPASVSEGGTKKQSTDKLQGLLAASDRRFEAVAIVLQKTLSEREEATKHCRELSQELVDLRGELVCSVHSSERLEKEKDELRVALEDALHKLQEQHQRDLAELEQRLQTFYQDEWDKVHLTYQEEADKCKNVMQKQMEELKANQEAIQLELENSHAQQLQCVQQHHETSLEEFRKIHNQELQSLDRSLKDAEAALTGKIEVLTVENNALIEKLTAEENRRKELAEKCQKDSHTLYLEQELESLKVVLDIRNKQLHQQEKKLMEVDKLKEKNVKLDEGLQKVQQENEDLKARMDRHAALSRQLSSEQAVLQESLHKESKVNKRLSMENEELLWKLHNGDLSSPRKASPNAASPSHSFSLSSPRSSGVFSSPPLSPR from the exons ATGGCACAGGGAAGCACAGCATCCAACTGTGATCTCACCCTCCTAACATGTCTGCTCATTGGATCATATCGCTTTTGTATCATCCCTCTGACAGCAGTGTTTAATGGAAAGCATAGAAAGCTTTGGAGAA TTCCTGGTGGAGctgcacataaacaaacaccatTCAGAACCGCTGTGCTCAAAGCAAAACTCATCACAAGCCCTAAGACAATCGCACAAACAG CTTTGGGCTCAGTGTGCAAACCTTCTGCTCCCACAATCAAAGGATCTCAAAGTTCCTTAGTTAGTCCACTTAAAAGAACTGCTTCTGCAAGACTTCGTCTAACAAAAGGACCTG TGGACAAGAGCAAACCAAAGACCTGCTCCCACCCACAACAACAACCTCAGCAGCAAGCATCCCAACCCAAGCAGAGTAATGGTCCTCCAGATGTTGTACCGGCGAGTGTGTCTGAGGGTGGGACCAAGAAGCAGAGCACTGACAAGCTCCAAGGACTCCTGGCAGCTAGCGACCGCAGATTTGAGGCAGTCGCCATCGTCCTGCAGAAGACTTTGTCCGAG CGTGAAGAAGCCACAAAGCACTGCAGGGAGCTTTCCCAGGAGCTGGTCGACCTCAGAGGAGAGCTGG TTTGCTCCGTTCATTCATCTGAACggctggagaaggagaaggatgaGTTGCGCGTTGCTCTGGAGGATGCGCTGCACAAACTGCAGGAGCAGCACCAGAGGGATTTGGCGGAGCTGGAGCAGAGACTCCAGACCTTCTACCAGGATGAGTGGGACAAGGTCCACCTCACCTACCAGGAGGAGGCTGACAAGTGCAAGAATGTCATGCAGAAGCAG ATGGAAGAGCTTAAAGCCAATCAGGAAGCCATTCAGCTGGAACTAGAGAACAGCCATGcacagcagctgcagtgtgTTCAACAGCACCATGAAACGTCACTGGAAG AATTCAGAAAGATCCACAACCAGGAGCTGCAGTCTCTGGACAGAAGTTTGAAAGACGCAGAAGCTGCTTTAACT GGAAAGATAGAGGTGCTGACTGTGGAGAACAATGCTCTCATTGAGAAGCTAACTGCAGAGGAGAATAGGAGGAAAGAGCTTGCCGAAAAGTGTCAG AAAGACTCTCACACCCTGTACCTGGAGCAGGAGCTAGAAAGCCTCAAAGTGGTGCTGGACATCAGAAACAAGCAGCTCCACCAGCAGGAGAAGAAGCTAATGGAGGTCGACAAACTG aaagagaaaaatgtgaAGTTGGATGAGGGCCTGCAGAAGGTCCAGCAGGAGAATGAGGACCTGAAAGCCCGCATGGATCGACACGCTGCACTGTCGAG ACAGCTGTCGTCAGAGCAGGCAGTGCTGCAGGAATCCCTTCACAAGGAGTCCAAGGTGAACAAGCGTTTGTCGATGGAGAATGAGGAGCTGCTGTGGAAACTTCATAACGGAGACCTGAGCAGCCCTCGCAAGGCGTCCCCCAACGCCGCCTCGCCCTCGCACTCCTTCAGCCTCTCATCCCCACGCAGCTCCGGCGTGTTCTCCAGCCCGCCTCTCTCTCCCAGATAA